CTCACAAAAGAATTGTCTGCTATCTCGATCACTGGCGCGCGAGCGGTCTGATCGACGGGCATTTCCAGATCAAATCAGCAAACAGTTTCCCGACCGCAGCCGGGCTAGCATCGAGCGCATCCGGATTCGCAGCGCTTGCGACAGCTCTCAGAGAGTTCTCAGAGACACGAATCAGCAAATCGGTACTGTCCCGTCTCGCCAGGCGAGGCAGCGGATCGGCTGCGAGATCGATTCCGGGTGGGCTGGCAGCGATGCCAACCGGAACTGATCCAGCCGCGCGCTTGCTGATGCCTGCATCCGATATACAATGGGGAATGGTTGTCGCAATCGCTCAAGAGACCGAAAAAGAAATCGGCTCGCGCACCGGCATGGAAATGAGCCGCAAGAGTTCACCGTATTATTCTGCGTGGCTTGCATGCGCAAAACGCGATTACAGGTCTATGCTCCGAGCCATTTCGCAGAAGAACTTTACCGAGATTGGTCAGATTGCCGAGCAGAATGCACTCGCAATGCATGCCTGCATGATTGCGACTCGGCCGCAGTTGATCTACTGGAATGAGACGACGGTGAGACTCATAAAGAACGCTCATGAGTATCGGAAGGGGGGCATCGAAACGTATATCACGATTGATGCAGGTGCGAATGTCGTATTTTTCTGTCGACTTGACAGCATAGATGATGTGAAAAACGAAGTTGAAAAGACAGATGGTGTTAAATCGGTCATCAAGGCTGGTCCGGCACCGGGAGCGGAGGTGCTCGAATGGGAGTGACATCGGTACGGGTTCCGGGAAAAGTAATGCTAACCGGTGAATATTCGGTTCTGCACGGAGGTACGGCGGTAGTGCTGCCGGTGCCGCGATATCTGACCGTGACAGAGTCGGATCATACCGATCCGTCGAAGTACTCGCCGGTGATTCGAGCTGCCGCAGGATTTCCGATTGAAGAGATTCAGGAATTCGAGTGCGAGCAGAAGCTGCCCGGGATTGAAGTCGATTACACGGAATTTTATCACAAAAACTCTGCCGGTAAAATCACCAAGCTCGGGCTCGGATCGTCAGCTGCTGAGGCTGTCGGCGCGGTTGCGCTGCGATTCGAGAGAGCCGGTTTGTCGTGGGACGATCACGCAGAGATGATAGCCGCGTACGCCGACCATATTCATCGAGGAGTCCAGGGCGGGATCGGCAGCGGCGCGGACGTAGCAACGTGCGCATTTCGCAGGCCGATAAAATTCAAGCACAGTCACCAGGAAATCCTCGTCGATCAGATAGAATACTCACCCGATGCAGACAGACTGCCGCTTAATCTTGTCTGGAGCGGACATCCGGCGAACACGCGCGACATGGTCGACCGATTCGAGTCATGGCTGCGAAGCGGAGATGAGAACGCGGGGAAGCTGATGCGACAACTCAACAAAGCGGCCAGCGATGTTGCCCACCTTTGGTTCAGGTCGAAGACCGACAAGTTGTTCACGCATCTGGATAAATTCGTTGCGACGCTGATAGCGTGTGCGATGGCGGCTGACATACCGCTCATTCTCCCGATCCACGCAGAACTTGCTGATTGGGCGGAAAAGCATGGCGGTCGCGCAAAACCGACCGGTGCCGGCGGTGGCGACATGATTCTTCTCGTAGGCGATCTGCCGGTCGATCAACTCGAATATCCGGTCATTCCGCTCGAATACTGATAGCTTGATTTTCTTCGTGCTCTTGTATGCGGTCGCGATTTGGATTATATTACTGCATCATGTCATCTAAGGACAAGATTCAAATCAGGGAAGAGTATACGCTCGCGAATTGCTGCAAGCCGTCCACCGACGAAGCAATCGTCGGTTATCACAGCTATGGCGAGTTAATCAAGATACACACTAAAGACTGCCCGAACCTTGCCAACGTCGAGAGTAATCGTCTTGTCGAACTCGATTGGCACGACGTTGTCGTCATCGAAGGGTTCACCCCGAATCGAAAATACCTCTCACTCGGAGAAAACGATTTCAGGATTCTCGCATTGCATCTCAAAGTTGGTCTCGATTACTCACACAAAGTCGCGCGTATGCTGCATCTCGAGAAGCAGGAAGTCTTCGACCGCCATATCAAACTGCGAGAGATTGGCCTGCTGAGACGCGTTCCTAAAGTGATGATTCGATATCGCAAAGGTGTTGTCGACAACAAGTGGATCAAGCACAGAAATCACACCTATTACGAGTTGACCGAAGAGGGCAGGAAATTCGCCGAGCATTATGTCGGGCAACGTGGCCGCGACCTCTGAGCGCGGTTCACGAAACAATGTTCTGCGCTGTCAGGAATCCTTTCCTGACTGCTGAGTGAGTCGGGCAGGAAAGGATTCCTGCCCGCGCAAATAGAGTCCCCCAGTGGTTGGCGTACATCCTCGTGCGCCAACAAGAAACACTACTCTATAAATGCCATCCCGATATCGAGCGAGAATTTCTCGGTGTTGTGGTCTGATAACCGCCATGTGAAATCAACAGTGAAATTCAGCGGCGAGATCCTCCTGATCTGGAATCCGATCTCACTATATGCTTTAGGGGAGAACAGAATCAGATTGTCGCCCGGCTGATATTTGTGATTCTTGAAATCTGTCCAGAACGCACCGCCGAATACGCCTACCGAGAACGGGATGTCTCTGATCAATGGAATGCCGCTGGCGATGAAGAGCCGCCTGCCGAAATCGTGCGTGGCATAAACCGCAGCAGCGCGGTTGCCGCTGAAATTCTTCTCACCGAGAGTCTTGAAATATATGTCACTGGTGAGAAGTCCGGCGCCGTAGTCGACAGTGAAGTGTTTTTGTGGCGGCAGGTCTCCATCTGATGCTCCCGTATACAACGATAGTGACGAGAAACCGAATCCGAGCGTGCTCTGAGTTCTGTAGAATCTTGCATAATAGCGCCTGAAGTCAAAGTCGTTGCCAACTAGATCGGGAGATGCGACCTCCATTCCAGCCTGTAGTGTTGAGTACGACGCGGCAGGCTCTCTATATACACGGCGGCCGAATTTCATCAGATTTCTCGAGTCCCAGCCTACTTCTGCCGTCAGAGACCGAAGCTTGCCATCTACGATTGCGGGGTTATCTCTATGCTTCTTCTCCTGCTCAAATACCGCGAACTCCGTATTCTTGGTTACCGAATGCTGATTGTAATCATGATATCCGACAGTAGCAGTCGTTTTCCTCAGCAGCTTTGAACTCAGTGTCAGGTCGAATCCCGTTTCATGGAAGTAGTCGAACGGATCCGATTTTGTCGTAGCGGCGGCGACAGTCGGATTGGCGTCGGGTCCGGATACGATTGTCAGTCGGTGAACGATCTTGTCATGGTATCTTGCACCGAACTTCAGTCTGCGTCTCTCGTGCAATTCCGTGACTATGCCGTAGTCATGCTGCCAGTATTCACCGGTGATCGCATAGCCGGATTTGATGGCCAGGTCTGTCCTCGGCAAAATGTCGCGCAGATTGACTGCCGCTCCCAGATAGGTGCCCTCGACTCGATTGAAGTGAAAGAAATCAGGTGCAGCGGATGCGATATACATGGCACCGAAAGAGAGGCTCAGCAGGCGTTTCTTGAACGGCATAGGAGCTTGTGCGATCGAGTCTATCAACTCATAGCCACCGATCTCCTCATGCGTCAGCGGGATCATCTGCCCCTCATTCCAGGTTGCCGAGTCGACTTCGAGAGCATTCTCCGCGACTTCAAGCACATAATCATCGAATATGTCCTTATCATGTACCAAATTAATGTCGTATTTGTGGAGAGCCACTACGTAGTCAATGAAGTAATTCGATATCCCGGGAATTCCGAGTTCAATGTCGATTTCAAACCTGATTTCGATCGGCATCCAGAATGAATCACGAAAGAGCTCATACTTCTGACTGAAGCGGGGGTTCTTCAGGTACTGCCAGTCGAATGCCTCACTGAACTCGACATCGACACCGACAACATCATATGTCGAATCTGCGATCAGAATCTCTCCCGCAAACAGCGGATGCAGAGCGCTCTTCGGTTCTATCTCGAGCCGGAATACCGGTCTGTTATCTACAAATATCGTATCGAGAAGATAGTAGTTGTAGAAGTCGAGCGCATCCTCTGCCGC
This region of Candidatus Zixiibacteriota bacterium genomic DNA includes:
- a CDS encoding DUF2250 domain-containing protein produces the protein MSSKDKIQIREEYTLANCCKPSTDEAIVGYHSYGELIKIHTKDCPNLANVESNRLVELDWHDVVVIEGFTPNRKYLSLGENDFRILALHLKVGLDYSHKVARMLHLEKQEVFDRHIKLREIGLLRRVPKVMIRYRKGVVDNKWIKHRNHTYYELTEEGRKFAEHYVGQRGRDL
- a CDS encoding DUF5686 and carboxypeptidase regulatory-like domain-containing protein, yielding MDRFRTFRIAMAAILPALIFILLPGATALAGTIKGTILDANTGEPISYATVRDDISGQSISANKDGEYRLRLRRGSYELKFSHLAYYSEKLAVEIPDTAVLYDIRLKPSRIEVPGITVSARAYGPGQRIILEAIKRKAEILSRIQSYTFEAYTKMVIREEGKDDSTSIAFINESQQKSYWEQPGKYKTIVNAQRHSQNVKGVEGTGALNGLLDFNQNRLDLQGNSVVAPAAEDALDFYNYYLLDTIFVDNRPVFRLEIEPKSALHPLFAGEILIADSTYDVVGVDVEFSEAFDWQYLKNPRFSQKYELFRDSFWMPIEIRFEIDIELGIPGISNYFIDYVVALHKYDINLVHDKDIFDDYVLEVAENALEVDSATWNEGQMIPLTHEEIGGYELIDSIAQAPMPFKKRLLSLSFGAMYIASAAPDFFHFNRVEGTYLGAAVNLRDILPRTDLAIKSGYAITGEYWQHDYGIVTELHERRRLKFGARYHDKIVHRLTIVSGPDANPTVAAATTKSDPFDYFHETGFDLTLSSKLLRKTTATVGYHDYNQHSVTKNTEFAVFEQEKKHRDNPAIVDGKLRSLTAEVGWDSRNLMKFGRRVYREPAASYSTLQAGMEVASPDLVGNDFDFRRYYARFYRTQSTLGFGFSSLSLYTGASDGDLPPQKHFTVDYGAGLLTSDIYFKTLGEKNFSGNRAAAVYATHDFGRRLFIASGIPLIRDIPFSVGVFGGAFWTDFKNHKYQPGDNLILFSPKAYSEIGFQIRRISPLNFTVDFTWRLSDHNTEKFSLDIGMAFIE
- the mvaD gene encoding diphosphomevalonate decarboxylase, whose product is MISRVKARAHANIALVKYWGKREGAGNVPATPSISLTLDSLVTDTEVLRIDGKTDSVSLDGLPADVNAHKRIVCYLDHWRASGLIDGHFQIKSANSFPTAAGLASSASGFAALATALREFSETRISKSVLSRLARRGSGSAARSIPGGLAAMPTGTDPAARLLMPASDIQWGMVVAIAQETEKEIGSRTGMEMSRKSSPYYSAWLACAKRDYRSMLRAISQKNFTEIGQIAEQNALAMHACMIATRPQLIYWNETTVRLIKNAHEYRKGGIETYITIDAGANVVFFCRLDSIDDVKNEVEKTDGVKSVIKAGPAPGAEVLEWE